The following nucleotide sequence is from Coffea eugenioides isolate CCC68of chromosome 10, Ceug_1.0, whole genome shotgun sequence.
ACCCACTAGGTTTCACATATTTTCAATGGCCCGAAAAGTGCACAACAAGATTTAAGTAACTATGCTGCATTCCTCGCAATTATTGAAATATATGAATATATTTTTCGTCAAACAATGCATGAAGCCACAGAGTGTCGTAGGCTCGGTCCATGAATCACCTCATATATTTTGGCCCAAGAAAGGACAGACTTAGTCCCGTCCAGTGGGTCGTTCAGACTGTCCAGAGCAGGAGAAGGTTGCTTTATTGATTCACGGAGAACTATTGGGCTTGGGCTGACTTTCATATCAAAGCGAGCGAGTAGCTCGAGGCCTACTTCATATACATATTTATATAGGCCTTGTTTGGCACTTGagttttttaccaagtttgtctgctacaagtttttgaCTTGAGTTTTTACCAAGTTTTTTTTGGTCTTGTTTGTAACCTCAcaaaacttttcaaagtttttaaacatacatttcaaaatattcaaaaatttacgcacttcaaaattttttttaaaaacttctacaataagttacagtaaagttttaaacaaacacccaaaaaactcacttgccaaacgggcctatatatatatatatatatatatatatatatatatatatacacacacacatatgtatATTGCCTTTTTTGGTCAGGAAAAGCATTTTGAAACttgagaaaatttatttttgcatCCAAAAAgttgttttttttccctttaaatCTTTAATTCTCTGACTATGTGTTTACACTAAAAAGTGACTTCTCCCCATTATATATTGTAAGATAAGATGTTTAACTTGTTATATATAGAAGAGAAAACTAGTCATTTCTCTTGCTAATTATTTGAGTAATGAATTTTTCAGTATCAGACTTAGATGCCAATTTGAGTATCCCCTACCTCTTATCCGGAAAACaaacaagtgaaaaaaaaaatgaagtagcAATACATATTTTTAGATACATACGTCCAAAATAGATAGGTGATAGCAAATTGGATTCCTCGGTAATGTCTCAATCCATATACGAAACGTCCATTGATGGATTAACGTTCTAGGTGAACAAACACCGTCTATAGGATAGATCATGAGAAATTTGGATAAACATTGAAGATATAAAGTCCATTCCGACGACGGCCACCGACTGACCATTTCGTGACATATTTTTTTGTGGGTTGTGTGTGTGGGGGAAGGGAAGGGAAGGGAAGGGATCGTGACATATAATTCACCGCCTGATTTGGCTCACTAACTTTTGATTTTCACCAACCAAACAAATTGTTGCGTAAAATATACATCTGATGTGGACTTATCACCAAACAGGCAAACATCATGAAAGTTGAAAGGGCTGTCTCACTGTTCAATACTCAACACCCACCTTAATCACTCCTCCTGAGTCCTGGCCTCTCCACATCGAACAACAACTACGAAACAaatgaccccaaaaaaaaagaaaagaaaagaaaaaaaggactGTTATTGCATAAATCCCATGAAAGTTCAGAGCAGCATTCATGAGTATAATACTAATAACAGTTGGCTCAAAAGATAAAATTTATACACATTGTGCGCATATTGAAATTAAGTTTTGCTCGTAACAATCCTGTTGTTTGTATGTAGTTAGTAGTCAGTCAGTTTGGAAGAACCACTCATAAttttttggattaatcttttacacactgataatgtatatatttttaCCATTAagatgcatgacacataattcgaatttgaatgtgaaactcaaattttgcatatgtgtcGTATATCCAACCGTGATAGTGCATACAcggtcagtgtatataaaatttaatttaatttaattttttttcatgtgTACATGTAGCTGTTTTCTTTGTACCCACATCATACATAGACTTGACTTGGCGAGtggttattattattattgtgcGTGGAGAAAGGGGAGACAGGGTGAGTAGGTGATAATTTTCAGAAGTTCGTTAGTATATTGTGCtatgtagggctgcaaacgaatcgagccgctcgcgagcgggtCAAGTTCGACTCGAACTCGATCAATATCAAACTTGAGTCGAGTTCGGGTTGGCTCGAGTAGaaatcgagctcgaactcgagctcaaaatattaagctcgtcgtgagctcgagtatatatatatatatatatatatatatatatatattatttttttaattttaagtatataaatatttttaattttaagtatatatattttatattttttaaattttaataataaaattacatatatatccttaatattttattatttattaagaaaaaaaatatttattttatttattttttaaaaaataaaataattattttttatttttttcgaactcgagctcggctcgaatcAAGTCGAACTCAAGCTCAAGCTTGAAATTGTCAGCTCGTCGacctcgagttcgagttcaatgAAATTATGTCGAATTTCGACTCGATTAGATCAAAACTCGACTTGATTCGGTTCGTTTGCAGTCCTACTGCTATGATAGAGGCCAGGACTTCTTGTGAGAATATTGGAAAATAATTTAAGGCCAGGACCGTGCTATGTTTTGCAGCATGGCAGGTTGGTAGTTGGTAGCACTGATTTTCTGTGGCTAACAAATTGAGCTGCAGAATTTTCAATTTGACAAAAAGACTTGATtctaaacaataaaaaaaaaaaagaaagaaaggaaaatgaagagaGACCGTCATCAGTTGATGAATAATACAATTAACTCAAACACAGAAAAGTCTTCCACGAGAACTTGAAAAAAGATTTGCATATTATTTTCTTCACCTATGAACACAACGTGGCAACTAAAGTACGAAATCCGGAGTTTCTTTAGTCTAAAACACTGCCTCGTTTCAACGCTAATGCAACCAAATTTCCTCTTCATTGTTCAAGAAAATCAACTGACCAAAACAATAATATTCCTCGTCTCCCTCAGTCCCTTCCTATCTTCTACCCTCAATTCTTCCCCCACACAGCACTGATGAGGCACAGAAAATTACATCCATTTACGAAAGGTAACGACACCATTTCTTGTCCAGAGATTTGCGGTTCAACATGCCAGGAGGGTTGCTATCCTTATACATACTCAATACCTCCTCCGGCAACGGTGCCACCACCAATAGCTCACAATTCGTCAGCTAAACAAGGCCATCACGTTTCCCCTCTTGTCATAGTCTTAGGAACGTCGTTTGCTAGCTGCTTCCTTCTTGTCTGCTACTATTTTATAGTGGTCAAGTATTTCTTGGCATGTAATCGTTCTAGGCCGCGGCAACAGCAGCGAGGAGCTGCTGATGAAGAGTTCCTGAATGAAAATCGTGGCCCGGGCATTGATCATCCCATTTGGTACATAAACACGATTGGTCTACAGCCATCAGTTATTGAAGCTATCACGATTTTCAGGTACAAGAAAGGTGATAACTTCATCGAAGGGACTGAGTGCTCGGTTTGTTTGAATGAGTTTCGAGATGATGAAACTCTTAGGTTGTTACCAAAATGTAGCCATGCCTTTCACGTTCCTTGCATCGATGCCTGGTTGAGGTCTCACACAAATTGTCCCGTTTGTCGTGCTGGTATTGTTTCCAGTGCCGCAGCTACTCCTGTGGTGGCTTCAGTTGGGATTAATTCTCATAACATGCGCCCGGGTGAAGCTTCCCAGGTGGAGAATCcggaagatgatgaagaattgAGTACTAATCATACAAGGGAAAATGAATTTCGTGAAAACGGGGGAGGTCCTACAGGGGAAATCACTGAATTTCCAGAGGTTCATCAGGATGGACGGGTTGTGGAAGCTGCAAAATTTTGGGTAACTGATGATTCACACGATAAATCGATGATGGAGGGAGGGAAATTTGAGATGCAACCAATGAGAAGGTCTGTTTCAGTGGATTCTTTGTTGGCTGCAAATATCAATGGTGCTGTTGCTAACATGCGGTTGGCTGAATTTGAGGATACCCCAGTGGATCAAGATGTTGAGGCAGACCATGTTTCTGGAGAGAGCGTCGTCGGTGAAAATTCTAGGACGCCTAGGATTAGCAATGGGAGTTCTTCAATTACACAATTTCTGCATATGGGACCTGTTAGGATGAAGAGATCGTTTTCATATGCTGGGAGGTCATTTTTATCCAGGCAAAGTTCAAGAACCAACTCATCACTTCCCTTGTGAAGATGGCATATTCCTGAAGAATTTTGGCTCAGTGCAAAACAGAGTGATACCCATTGGCTTGTAACACTAGCAAGAAAAGTACCGTACAAGAGCTGTTTACAAATTCGCCAATTTCAAGCTGCGGAAAAAGTTAGTCCAAATTATACCAAGAGGTAAATGCAGAAGTGTAATATGCATCACGAAAGGGACGGGGACAGTCTAGGTCTGAAATTCATTTGATTCTGTCAAGATATCCAGTCAACTCGCAATTGGATTTACCAATTGATACGGTTCTAAAATTGATTGTAAATTGTTGAAGATTTTTTGAATTAGCCATCTTCTTCTATTTTGTTGCAATCATTTCAAATTTCTATGTGCATAAAGGGTGGATAACATCATATGTTCTTCGAACTTGGCTTTCAGGTGCTAATAGCCCATCACCTTCTTGCGTGGAGGaaatccaatttgcaattcATTTCTTTCCTGCGATGTATTGGCAAGAACGCTGATGAACGATTAGGCTCAACTCTACCTGCAAGATAATCAACAATGGTCTTGCCACCGTCACCATTTAATCATACTTGATTGATGCATTCTGATACCGCGAATATCCCACCTCTTACTAGTCTCAATCATTGGTGTGTGATTGCgagtaaaaaaaattatgcacCTTCTCTATTTAATTTTCACAGTGCACTAACAcgaattcttttattttttttttctttacgtCATGATTATTAGGTGCAATCAGTGGTTGTGGTGTGATAAGATTTTTGTGTAGCAAATTGGTAAGAAAATTATTGAGATCTGAATTAGGAAGTTTGACTAGATTTAACTAAAGTTAAGACCATCATTAGCTATAATCGATTTCAACCCTTGGTATTATATAAATACATGTGTCAACTGTCAAGCATCTAAATGTGGGGAGTATCTATAATCACTTTTGGATATCATACTCTCAAGTTAAATTCACCATTGCATGATGAAATTAATTTTTTAGACTCTTAAATTgtttgaactttatttttttttaatttaaagtATTACTATTATTAAGAGATAGAAATTAAGGGAATGATTCCTTAAAGGAACTATAGACTTTTCTCTAAATGTGCATTAAGGGAAATTGGGGAGAAACCCTACCGAAGAAGAGCTCACCCATGTAAAAGTGATGCATCCCACACAAGACAATTTTACTATAGCATTGTATTTCAAATACTTACCATCATGTGGATTAGgtgtttttggaaatttttgcaaaattttactataacattgtatttaaaaaacttACCACTACAGATAGTTCGTATAAATTTAGTGTTTTTCGAGATATACTTTAAGGCgtttttgaaatttaaaattttattgagatattttcaaaaatttgttaaCTCTCCACCACCACTACCGCTGCCTCTTCTCTCCTTCTTCCTCTCTCCTCCATAGTCGCCATTGCCTctccctctttttcctttctcctcCAGTTGTAAGGGGAGTTGCCAAGGAAGAGGAAGAGAGGTAAAGGGAGGAgggaagagaagaaagaaggggaatggaaaaaaaggaagagagagaaggagaaaaaaaggaggaggaggaggaggaggagaaggaagGGAAAAGGGACGGTGGTAGTGGTACGCAAAGGAGTAAGGAGGATAGGAGGGGCAATGACAGTGAGTGGTGGTGTGTGGTAGGTGGAAGGAGAAAGTAAGTGGTAGGAATtgctatatttattttttttttttatttctgtgattttgtatatttgaattatttttggaGTATTTTAGAGTGCCTCGCTGTATCAATGATGGACCAAATATTTTTCCATTGAAGATTGGGCTCAAGCGTAGAGAGGCATTTAATGATTGCTTGAAGTTTGGGCCTATCTAAAGTGAGAGAATTCAGAGGGTCAGCATTGTGGAAGCACAGGACAGAGTTGTTGATAGAAAATCTTCGGCTTGGGCTGGCTGACACCCTGGGTCcaaaaataagtgaaatgtcTAAAGGTCCAAATTAAATAAAGGCTTGCCATATGCATTCTTTATCTTTAGTGCAGAATACTAGTACCATTTTAAAGGTTGGAGCTGACAACGTTATTTTGCACAAGCGAAATACGGGATTTATTTTTTCTAAACTGACAATATATCCATTACTGGGTAAGGGTGTTCTTTAGCCTATAATCAATAATTTGAACATAAAAAGTTTAGTTTTTCTCTACAAGACTAACATCCAATCActattcaaatttttttatttggtaatGTGGATATTAATAATTGAATTtcagaagaataggtgatatccaaaattttaaaatacaattttctAATAGAGATTAGTTAGAATATTTAATGTGTAATTAGCATTGTAGAAGTTATTAATTACTTAACTAATACACATTTAAGCTTTGTGTAAAAGCACGAAATCTAACTTATAACATTACTCACATATAGATCAATATGTAATATGATATATTGGTAGGTATGCAATATATGAAACATGTGTTTTACTAAAATGTgaaattcggtaattcggtcGGTAATTGAGAAATTGGAAattaaaaattcaattttttggaAATCTGTTGTACCGATATTCAATCTAAATTGAGTCGGTCGATTATTtagttttttgttcttttttcctGAAGGACGACAATTAATTTCAATCTAAATTTAAAATACTAGTTCTTAAATGCAAAGAcatattttttaaagttaaatgAGACATCTTCACCTTATTTCTGATGGATTCCAACACATGAACATTAATACCCTAGTTTATTCGATTCATGTCATTAGACTTGCCCCCATCTCTATAAATCATTTAAAAAGCCCCATAGCTTTAAAAGACCATTTGGCGAAGATTTGATATTTGGAGACAGACAGAGCCGATTGCCAACATTCTCCAAATCAAAGTGAAGAAAACCAAGAGAAAGCGTTATCGATGATCAAAAAGTTTAAAAGATGGAATGAAGAGAGAAGgggataaaaataaaatactagCGGGGCTGCCACTCTATGGGGAAGAGTTCAGAGATTTATCAGAAAGCATGATACCTTTTTAAGCCTTTTACGTACAACTTTAAGTCCTATCACTGGTCATCTTCATTAATCACATGAGCTCTATCTCCTAAAGCAGGATTGCTTTATTTGGAGTAATATAATATGATACAATGAATGCATGAGTAACTTACTTGGAAGATTTGTGGACTTTACTTCCATACTCTGTTCGCATATGAAGCATTTATACGTGACAAGAACATACGAATAGTTGAAAAGTTGTTTGCTTTTGCCGGAGAAAGACTCACTTGTTGGTAGCATCAAAATGAACTTTTTCTTAAAAGAAATTATTAGCGTTTGATTCTATAAGGTCAATGCAACTACCAAGATGTACGAGAGCATCATCTTATACAACcttggattaatctttcctgcAGCATAATATATGATGCTGCAGGTTTGAATATATGATGCAtaatcttcatccaaattttaaattataactTTTGCACATATTACATGCATCgtgtaaaaaaaattcttagatTGACCGTGCTGTAAAGATTAATctaattatatttataaatttaagatGGGTTTGGTTTTGTTCGAAAAAATTCTTCTACTATattacttcttatttttctttaaaaaaaaattgggaacTATATATAATCGTCTGTTGAGAAATAAAACTGAGCTATGTTTAGGAAGAATGAACTTTCATGGCTGGTGGCCGAGTAGATTCTTGTGATCGATGCCGTGGAGAAGCACGAGAAAGAACTCATGAGACCGGTGATGTTGCTCCTCGTTTGGTTTGACATCAACCTGTTCACAGGGTCAATCCCCTTATGATTGTTTGTGTGGTAAACAAATATGATGATAGTGTTCTCCCGTGTGCGTTCTCTGTTCCCAACATTCATCGCTCCTGAGTTATCATTTGTACCTGATTTTACCTCTGATTCTCTAATGTGGTAAaacagaaagaaaaggaatgagAGATTGAACCATCAATGTCAACATGTCCCAAAGAATATTTGATTTTGTACCAAAATTTGCTTAGCTATTTGAGAAGAAGGTAAGTATTTTGAAACTTAGGAGCACATCCCATTAAAATTCTAGACTTTCATATTAAAAATTACTATAACAGCGAAATTCAGTCCAGTTGATAAGATGTTTGCCGAGAGGTCATCAAGGAGATAGTAGCTAGGGAGATCActattgtttttaatttttttttaaggaaataaaaaagaaaatagccATAATATCTTCTGTTTGGATTGAGGTATTTAAGTCTTGATAAATGTACTGATCAAGTACTAGCCGGTCGTCCTAAGATTTGGAGAAATTGACTCAAAACAGATCTAATCTATCATGAGAGTGCTAAATTTGCAACACTTGGGAGTCATTTGAATATGCTTTAAGCAGTGGAGTTTAGATTCTTTATCGCCTTTTCCAGTCTGCCAGAATGAGTGCATCCCTTTACATCTTCAGAAAGAAAAAATGTCAGCAAGAAGAATTCTAATAGCAGTCATCatccaaataaagaaaaaccaTGCATCACGGCCAGTCTGAACCCAAATCAAATGCTTTAcgtttctttcccttttcaatTTTCCAAAGGAAACTCAAATCATTTGGCcaaagaggaaaaagaatgtAAAACGTCAACATGATATGATGAGCAATAATAATGACAGTTCTAGTCAGTGTTAATTGCTGGGAGCGAGACGGCTGAAGGTAGCTAGAATTTTCCCCACATCTCCTAGCTGCTGATCAGGCCGTCAGCATCTGCATAGCATCATTGTTTATTCTGTGTACAATGTGAACGGATGCACGCTCGTCAACGTGGGGCTTTAACCCATTGCAAAGGAGACAAAGAGATGGCGAATCTAACACCTCATGAATCAAAGACAGAATCATGCCTACGGATACTAACAAAACTTTCTAAAACACCCTTCATAGAGAACTAATTTCATGACAATTATATCTCCAAACTAATGGGTCCTTaggtaggtttttttttttttgttaggtttaaactttaaaatagTCACAATATCAGCTTAGAGAATGATCtcgactaaaaaaaaaatagagcacCCAACTTGTCGCTCGATCTCCATTAACCACTTCATAGAATAACAATTTCCAATCGGAGGATATATTATTCAATGAAATACAATTAGGTACGCAGAACATTTGATATCTCAATAAAATGTCATGTTGAGTCTCACAATTATGGTTTTGTTCTCGGTTGTTTAGATTTTATAATATCTAATTATAAAAATTGATTATGGAGAATAATTAGAATCAGCgaaaaacttttctttctttttggatGGTTATAGATTTTAGCTTTTTtgaccattaaaaaaaaatctataactAGAGTATAAAAAGCAATCGAGAACATCACAAAAATTGATTATCTAAAATCAGAATATATAATCAGTTAAGATAATCAACCAAGAATAAGTATTATATCTTTAATTAACTTTATAATAAGATTTCTGCTTTGATCTACCTTGGAATGGTTTCACTTGTTCGACTGAATTTTTCCCTTATATATCtttgtcttcttctttcttcttttttttttttttaaggaaagtACGTAGTACTACTTTAGTTTTACTCTGAAATACGTTCAGTTTCTTAATTCATTAGTTTTTGAATTCGCGATGCTTGTCTTGTTTGATGGGAACAATAGCAGAAAGAGAACTAGTTTGTGGCCCTGAATATTTCTATTAAGCCAATTTCTTTTCAGGGAAGTTGGGAGAGTACTTGTACATTGTCATCTAATAGCCAAACAGATGCGTTCGGCTTCTTTTAATTGCCTCACGGTTCATATACATGTCTCAGCCCATTTATATTGTCTAATAATTTGTTACCAAATAGAAACTGTGTTGCTAATAATGAACCTCAAGAAtagcaaaagggaaaaaaataaacaaagggaGACGAGCATTCGGTTTCTAccgttaattttttttttttcaaaatcaagaaatggtTTTTGTGCGTGCCATAGACAAACCGCAGGAGAATTTACTatattttatgcttaatttttgtttcaaaatcaagaaagaaaGGAATAAAAAGAGAACATCAACAGTGCATGACATGACATTCATTGTTCACCTATTTGAGAAAGATAATTAAGAACGGtaaaaactggaaatttgtaTTTGAAAGAAGTCTTGTGGCTTTActagaatttggaagaattCAGGCGCTTTGTTGCAagtgattttcttttttaaaatttcaacgACAAGAATTTTGAACTCCTCCAGATTCATGTACGAGAATGTTCAACTTCCACTGTTCCAGTCATGGGACACCATTCTTGCAggtcaaaagaaaaaggaaaagaaaagacaaaaaaaaaattgggactTCAATCCACATCTAAAATTTTATTCATTTCAATCTTAAACTACAATTTTTTCTTCCCAGAAAGCCGCATGGAACAGAACAGGCACCACGGGATGAAT
It contains:
- the LOC113749523 gene encoding RING-H2 finger protein ATL54-like: MRHRKLHPFTKGNDTISCPEICGSTCQEGCYPYTYSIPPPATVPPPIAHNSSAKQGHHVSPLVIVLGTSFASCFLLVCYYFIVVKYFLACNRSRPRQQQRGAADEEFLNENRGPGIDHPIWYINTIGLQPSVIEAITIFRYKKGDNFIEGTECSVCLNEFRDDETLRLLPKCSHAFHVPCIDAWLRSHTNCPVCRAGIVSSAAATPVVASVGINSHNMRPGEASQVENPEDDEELSTNHTRENEFRENGGGPTGEITEFPEVHQDGRVVEAAKFWVTDDSHDKSMMEGGKFEMQPMRRSVSVDSLLAANINGAVANMRLAEFEDTPVDQDVEADHVSGESVVGENSRTPRISNGSSSITQFLHMGPVRMKRSFSYAGRSFLSRQSSRTNSSLPL